The following proteins come from a genomic window of Carassius auratus strain Wakin chromosome 18, ASM336829v1, whole genome shotgun sequence:
- the LOC113118413 gene encoding craniofacial development protein 1, producing the protein MNYSDYDSDGYSSNEDEDYVPSDDNLSEDDMNECVKEDALEGEDDNGQQSERLKKKKKKTNAGIPMRKRKKGGLKLDDDVEGCSADQQKGEDGSKENNFVTELKEVNEEKQKKKADDLWASFLSDVGSRPKEAAASTGSQQSTSTTTGIDKPSKPPTVSQQQEDKPKESSKITITKVFDFAGEEVRVTKEVDADSREAKSFLKEEKVLKEKEESSEPQPSVPLSSASSAKRPAGMGSILNRIGAKKQKMSTLEKSKMDWDAFKTEEGISDELAIHNRGKEGYVERKNFLERVDHRQFELEKTVRLNNMKR; encoded by the exons atgaattattcgGATTACGACTCGGACGGCTATTCCTCAAATGAAGATGAAGACTATGTCCCCTCTG ATGATAATCTGAGCGAggatgacatgaatgaatgtgtgaaaGAGGACGCGCTGGAAGGGGAGGATGATAATGGGCAGCAGTCAGAGcgtttgaagaagaaaaagaagaaaacgaATGCAGGCATCCCTATGAG GAAGAGGAAAAAAGGAGGCCTTAAACTAGATGATGATGTTGAGGGTTGTTCGGCAGACCAACAGAAAGGTGAAGATGGgtcaaaagaaaataattttgtaactgagTTAAAAGAGGTCAACGAAGAGAAACAGAAGAAGAAAGCAGATGATCTTTGGGCTAGTTTTTTGAGTGATGTCGGCTCTCGACCCAAAGAGGCAGCTGCAAGTACAGGCTCTCAGCAG TCCACATCTACTACAACTGGCATTGATAAGCCAAGTAAACCCCCCACAGTGTCTCAGCAGCAGGAGGACAAACCAAAAGAATCCTCCAAAATCACAATTACCAAGGTGTTTGATTTCGCAGGAGAAGAAGTTCG GGTCACCAAAGAGGTGGACGCAGACTCACGAGAGGCCAAGAGTTTTCTGAAGGAGGAGAAAGTGCTGAAGGAGAAAGAAGAGTCCTCTGAGCCCCAGCCATCCGTGCCGCTCTCCTCTGCATCCAG TGCAAAGAGGCCAGCGGGCATGGGGAGCATCCTGAATCGCATCGGGGCCAAAAAGCAGAAGATGAGCACTTTGGAGAAGTCTAAGATGGACTGGGATGCCTTTAAAACAGAAGAGGGCATTTCAGACGAGCTGGCAATCCATAATCGAGGCAAAGAAGG
- the LOC113118414 gene encoding transmembrane protein 170A-like, which translates to MISPLILKEMQDDVGFVKQILSLNLVPKKNVTNCGRNDTSLCDFSEMWYGVFLWAVVSSLVFHLPAALLALATLRRHKMARFFPIGILLMGIIGPLFGGVLTSAAIAGVYKAAGKSMFSLEALVFGVGQSLCVFIISFFRVLATL; encoded by the exons ATGATCTCGCCCTTAATCTTAAAAGAAATGCAGGACGACGTCGGATTCGTGAAGCAGATCCTCAGTTTGAATTTGGTGCCGAAGAAAAATGTCACGAACTGCGGTAGGAACGACACGTCTCTGTGCGATTTCTCCG AGATGTGGTATGGGGTTTTCCTGTGGGCTGTTGTCTCCTCATTGGTGTTTCATCTGCCTGCTGCCCTCCTGGCTCTGGCAACCCTCCGCAGACATAAGATGGCACGATTTTTCCCAATCGGCATCCTGCTAATGGGCATCATCGGCCCGCTGTTTGGAGGGGTTCTTACTA GTGCAGCCATAGCAGGAGTTTATAAAGCAGCTGGGAAGAGCATGTTTTCCTTGGAGGCCTTGGTGTTTGGAGTAGGACAGTCgttgtgtgtttttataatttcCTTCTTCAGAGTGCTGGCTACCCTGTAG